The Styela clava chromosome 10, kaStyClav1.hap1.2, whole genome shotgun sequence genome window below encodes:
- the LOC120338460 gene encoding uncharacterized protein LOC120338460: protein MPAVGRILGTSPKNCCGVGAASHTLGTVMHILEIFSLCCGRKTNNTLGDFMCSIICIVLKLCLTNWNLTEDINKTGTACYWTCAIAAILNYVVFIVKSENYHTEPFGARIATLVSMASTILTYLIAH, encoded by the exons ATGCCAGCAGTAGGAAGAATACTAGGAACATCTCCAAAAAATTGCTGTGGAGTTGGAGCAGCCAGTCATACACTAGGCACAGTTATGCACATATTAG AAATCTTTTCACTATGTTGTGGAAGAAAAACTAATAATACATTGGGAGATTTCATGTGCTCTATCATTTGTATCGTTTTAAAGTTATGCCTGACAAACTGGAATCTGACAGAAGATATTAATAAAACAGGAACTGCATGTTATTGGACGTGCGCTATAGCAG CAATACTCAATTATGTGGTGTTCATTGTTAAAAGTGAAAACTATCACACCGAACCTTTTGGGGCAAGGATTGCAACATTAGTATCAATGGCATCAACAATTTTAACTTATCTTATTGCTCATTAA